Proteins from one Streptomyces sp. NBC_00390 genomic window:
- a CDS encoding 3-oxoacyl-ACP synthase III family protein: protein MSTPELLARMEKVPEVDLFKITGMAERRVADDTAELPEDCLTMAVSAARDCLDRSRYTADEIDIVISCSISRTTDGRRQQFEPSFAHRIAQELGASRAIHFDVSNACAGMMTGVYLLDRMIRSGEVRSGLVLSGEHITPIAFTAAREMEDSRDPQFASLSVGDSAVAVVVDRAGDDADVIHDIELMTCSEYSHLCLGMPSDDTGDLAMYTNNKMMHAEDRLSLWPAFHRDKLAEDGRRFADEGYDFVVQHQVGSRFVDFMNHVGENIFESPMPQSLSILEKFANTATTSHYLVLHQALAERRIPKGSKILLVPAASGVVTGFLSATVSSLEV, encoded by the coding sequence ATGAGTACTCCGGAACTCCTCGCACGCATGGAGAAGGTTCCGGAAGTCGACCTCTTCAAAATCACGGGAATGGCAGAGCGCCGCGTCGCGGACGACACCGCCGAACTCCCGGAGGACTGCCTGACGATGGCAGTCTCGGCAGCTCGCGACTGCCTGGACCGCTCGCGCTACACGGCCGACGAGATCGACATCGTGATCTCCTGCTCCATCAGCCGCACGACGGACGGCCGGCGCCAGCAGTTCGAGCCGTCGTTCGCCCATCGCATCGCCCAGGAGCTCGGCGCGAGCCGTGCCATTCACTTCGACGTCTCCAATGCCTGCGCGGGCATGATGACGGGGGTCTATCTGCTGGACCGGATGATCCGGTCCGGTGAGGTTCGCAGCGGTCTGGTGCTCAGTGGCGAGCACATCACCCCGATCGCCTTCACCGCCGCGCGCGAGATGGAGGACAGCAGGGACCCTCAGTTCGCGTCTCTGTCCGTCGGAGATTCGGCCGTCGCCGTGGTCGTCGACCGCGCCGGCGACGACGCCGACGTCATCCACGACATTGAATTGATGACCTGCTCGGAGTACTCGCACCTGTGCCTGGGCATGCCCAGCGACGACACCGGCGATCTGGCCATGTACACCAACAACAAGATGATGCACGCGGAGGACCGCCTCTCGTTGTGGCCGGCCTTTCACCGCGACAAGCTGGCCGAAGACGGCCGCCGATTCGCCGACGAGGGGTACGACTTCGTCGTCCAGCACCAGGTCGGCAGCCGGTTCGTCGATTTCATGAACCATGTGGGCGAGAACATCTTCGAATCGCCGATGCCGCAGTCGCTGTCGATCCTCGAGAAGTTCGCCAACACCGCGACCACCTCCCATTACCTGGTGCTGCACCAGGCACTCGCCGAACGCCGGATACCCAAGGGGTCCAAGATCCTCCTCGTGCCCGCCGCCTCGGGCGTGGTGACCGGTTTCCTGTCCGCGACCGTCTCCTCGCTGGAGGTATGA